From a region of the Streptomyces sp. NBC_01454 genome:
- a CDS encoding AraC family transcriptional regulator: MAMVEMGQTPVIERGYRNPTRPGLRLEVLTFADLVRRLPGEEYKRVHRLDFHHLTLVHRGEGTVMVDFVDRPCRPGTLLHVRPGQVQRLPTAPDGAPADLDATIVLFTPDFPPRLPASIPVTDDPFGPPLWQLGPGDHDRFRHALADLATEYADLPAQDPEITKELLRQLLVGILLRIARLPTPDDSAQTPATQEPYRLFQHELERSFAVLRQAHDYATRLGYSLKTLNRACQRATGHTAKQLIEARVTLEAKRMLAHTDLPVAAISHRLGFTEPTNFSKFFTRATSQTPGAFRAAQS; this comes from the coding sequence ATGGCTATGGTCGAAATGGGACAGACTCCGGTGATCGAACGGGGCTACCGCAACCCCACCCGACCCGGTCTGCGCCTGGAAGTCCTCACCTTCGCCGACCTCGTCCGCCGCCTGCCGGGCGAAGAGTACAAACGGGTGCATCGGCTGGACTTCCACCACCTCACCCTGGTCCACCGGGGCGAAGGCACCGTCATGGTCGACTTCGTCGACCGCCCCTGCCGGCCGGGCACGCTGCTGCACGTCCGTCCCGGGCAGGTCCAGCGCCTGCCCACAGCACCCGACGGCGCTCCCGCGGACCTGGACGCCACGATCGTCCTGTTCACCCCGGACTTCCCGCCCCGACTCCCCGCGAGCATCCCGGTGACCGACGACCCGTTCGGCCCGCCCCTCTGGCAGCTCGGCCCCGGCGACCACGACCGCTTCCGCCACGCACTGGCCGACCTCGCCACCGAATACGCCGACCTCCCCGCCCAGGACCCGGAGATCACCAAGGAACTCCTGCGCCAGCTGCTGGTCGGGATCCTGCTACGCATCGCCCGCCTCCCCACGCCCGACGACAGCGCACAGACCCCTGCCACGCAGGAGCCGTACCGCCTCTTCCAGCACGAACTGGAGCGCTCCTTCGCCGTCCTGCGCCAGGCCCACGACTACGCCACCCGGCTCGGCTACTCCCTCAAGACCCTCAATCGCGCCTGCCAACGCGCCACCGGACACACCGCCAAACAGCTCATCGAAGCCCGCGTCACCCTGGAGGCCAAGCGCATGCTGGCCCACACCGACCTGCCCGTCGCCGCCATCAGCCACCGGCTCGGCTTCACCGAACCCACCAACTTCAGCAAGTTCTTCACCCGCGCGACCAGCCAGACCCCAGGCGCCTTCCGGGCCGCACAGAGCTGA
- a CDS encoding GNAT family N-acetyltransferase produces the protein MAGNADEVGRHVLPEAEELLVRSAAASVSVPRTWMKMPAEPEEIESWLPQGWAWEESGHLMAVDLMATDPVAPEGYTTTVETIGAVTYARVLDAAGEQAAQGQMASLGEAVVVDRVVTEDAHRRRGLGNFVMRTLADRALETGAVLAVLGATDAGCALYETLGWKKHTTLAECVYRP, from the coding sequence GTGGCTGGCAACGCCGACGAAGTGGGACGCCATGTCCTGCCCGAGGCCGAGGAGTTGTTGGTTCGCAGCGCCGCGGCCTCGGTGTCCGTGCCGCGGACTTGGATGAAGATGCCCGCGGAGCCGGAGGAGATCGAGTCCTGGCTGCCACAGGGATGGGCCTGGGAGGAGAGCGGCCATCTGATGGCCGTTGACCTGATGGCCACGGACCCGGTCGCGCCTGAGGGGTACACCACGACCGTGGAGACCATTGGGGCCGTCACCTACGCTCGGGTGCTGGATGCGGCGGGCGAGCAGGCGGCCCAGGGGCAGATGGCATCCCTCGGGGAAGCCGTGGTCGTGGACCGGGTGGTGACCGAGGATGCCCATCGGCGGCGCGGGCTGGGCAACTTCGTGATGCGTACGCTTGCCGACCGCGCCCTGGAGACGGGCGCGGTCCTCGCCGTTCTCGGCGCGACCGACGCCGGGTGCGCGCTGTACGAGACGCTGGGCTGGAAGAAGCACACGACGCTGGCGGAGTGCGTCTACCGGCCCTGA
- a CDS encoding FadR/GntR family transcriptional regulator codes for MADLDSRTAAVPSRRVNAMEIVLRDLRGAIERGDYEVGDKLPSEAELGQRFEVSRSVVREALRAMQALGLTASRAGKGTYVASPGATEDPTFGAYSSRDLVEVRRHIEIPVAAYAATRRTQDDLDLLDRLLVRMERQTDTTAWVALDTLFHITIAQSAGNPVFRKVIEEIRDALARQSTFLDMLARDRREQSNREHRAIVEAIVDRSEDGAVRAMTAHLEHVEWALTTIVRPDRTGAAGRETTPVCRCAQAPGIPAPADR; via the coding sequence ATGGCCGACCTGGACAGCAGGACAGCAGCGGTACCGTCTCGGCGCGTCAATGCGATGGAGATCGTGCTGAGAGACCTGCGGGGCGCCATCGAGCGCGGCGACTACGAAGTCGGTGACAAGCTCCCCTCGGAGGCGGAGCTGGGTCAGCGCTTCGAGGTGAGCCGCTCCGTCGTCCGCGAAGCCCTCCGCGCCATGCAGGCCTTGGGCCTGACGGCCTCCCGCGCCGGCAAGGGGACCTATGTCGCCTCACCGGGAGCGACGGAGGACCCCACCTTCGGCGCGTACTCCTCACGCGACCTGGTCGAGGTCCGCCGGCACATCGAGATCCCGGTCGCCGCCTACGCCGCCACCCGGCGTACCCAGGACGATCTGGACCTCCTCGACCGGCTGCTCGTACGGATGGAACGGCAGACCGACACCACGGCGTGGGTCGCCCTGGACACCCTGTTCCACATCACCATCGCGCAGTCGGCCGGAAACCCCGTGTTCCGCAAGGTGATTGAGGAGATCCGGGACGCCCTGGCCCGGCAGTCCACCTTTCTCGACATGCTGGCCAGGGACCGCCGCGAGCAGTCCAACCGGGAGCACCGCGCCATCGTCGAGGCGATCGTCGACCGGTCCGAGGACGGCGCCGTGCGGGCCATGACCGCCCACCTCGAACATGTCGAGTGGGCGCTGACCACCATCGTCCGGCCGGACCGCACCGGCGCAGCGGGCCGCGAGACCACCCCGGTCTGCCGGTGTGCGCAGGCGCCGGGGATCCCGGCACCGGCCGACCGCTGA
- a CDS encoding IS630 family transposase, producing the protein MPVRTACPIALSAAERLRLKKMAYGHKTEHRLRVRAQVVLYAARGRSNARIARETGLHLDTVRRWRGRFAQAGLPGLKDRRRCGRPASLTPLQATEVKALACRLPAETGVPISRWSCPELAREAITRQIVTAVSPSTVRRWLTEDALKPWQLRSWIFITDSDFHTKAARVLDLYARTWQGQPLGEDEYVISADEKTSIQARCRCHPTLAPGKARAMRVNHTYGRSGALALGGLGARADDADDERSDQADAGEDDGGTAR; encoded by the coding sequence ATGCCCGTCCGCACTGCCTGTCCAATAGCCCTGAGCGCCGCCGAACGCCTGCGGTTGAAGAAGATGGCCTACGGCCACAAGACCGAGCACCGGCTGCGGGTGCGTGCGCAGGTCGTCCTGTACGCCGCGCGCGGACGCTCCAACGCGCGCATCGCCCGGGAGACGGGGCTGCACCTGGACACCGTGCGCCGCTGGCGTGGCCGGTTTGCTCAGGCGGGCCTGCCCGGGCTCAAAGACCGCAGGCGCTGCGGCCGTCCCGCTTCGTTAACGCCGCTGCAGGCCACCGAGGTCAAGGCGCTGGCCTGCCGACTACCCGCCGAGACCGGAGTGCCGATCTCACGCTGGTCGTGCCCGGAACTGGCCCGCGAGGCCATCACCCGCCAGATCGTGACCGCGGTGTCGCCCTCCACCGTGCGACGCTGGCTGACTGAGGACGCGCTCAAGCCCTGGCAGCTCCGCTCCTGGATCTTCATCACCGACTCCGACTTCCACACCAAGGCCGCCCGGGTGCTGGACCTGTACGCCCGCACCTGGCAGGGTCAACCCCTCGGCGAGGACGAGTACGTCATCAGCGCCGACGAGAAGACCTCCATCCAGGCCCGCTGCCGCTGCCACCCCACCCTCGCTCCCGGCAAGGCCCGCGCCATGCGGGTCAACCACACCTACGGCCGTAGCGGCGCCCTGGCTCTGGGCGGGCTCGGTGCTCGGGCCGATGATGCCGACGACGAACGCAGCGATCAGGCCGATGCTGGCGAGGATGACGGTGGGACGGCCCGGTAG
- a CDS encoding MoaF-related domain-containing protein, whose product MSNRTYAGKTFRFRVDNGVVFHNTYAPDGTRLHYETVAGPAKGAVEDVDLHAAEVSPGVFIVGWVEQSGMTVTHAMNLNTNTVQAFWTYETPDGRVGELHTGTLKEV is encoded by the coding sequence GTGAGCAACAGGACCTACGCGGGGAAGACCTTCCGCTTCCGCGTCGACAACGGCGTCGTCTTCCACAACACCTACGCGCCCGACGGCACCAGGCTGCACTACGAGACCGTCGCCGGACCGGCCAAGGGCGCCGTCGAGGACGTCGACCTGCATGCCGCCGAGGTCAGCCCCGGCGTGTTCATCGTCGGCTGGGTCGAGCAGTCGGGCATGACCGTCACCCACGCGATGAACCTCAACACCAACACCGTCCAAGCCTTCTGGACCTACGAAACCCCCGACGGCCGCGTGGGCGAACTCCACACCGGCACCCTCAAAGAGGTCTGA
- a CDS encoding nuclear transport factor 2 family protein produces the protein MSSKENVLRAAGELFGDKDPSAVDRWVAADYRQHSSLAADGPEALRQLVASLPEGFRYEGARVIADGDLVALHGTYHGFGPQPLVAFDLFRVDANGKLAEHWDALTPLVADTAAGRSQTDGPAAPSDLDTTEANRALVTEFAEKVLKGADYSVLTDYISTETYLQHNPEAADGLDGFGAAAAKWAEQGKNLVYRTVHKVVAEGDFVLLQSEGEFGVPVVYWDLFRVADGKIVEHWDVIAPIPAELPHSNGLF, from the coding sequence ATGAGCAGCAAGGAAAACGTACTCAGGGCAGCTGGTGAGCTGTTCGGGGACAAGGACCCGAGCGCGGTGGACCGCTGGGTGGCCGCTGACTACCGTCAGCACAGCAGCCTGGCCGCAGACGGTCCGGAGGCGCTGCGGCAGCTGGTGGCGAGCCTGCCGGAAGGCTTCCGCTACGAGGGAGCGCGGGTGATCGCCGACGGAGACCTGGTGGCGCTGCACGGGACGTACCACGGCTTCGGCCCGCAGCCGCTGGTGGCTTTCGATCTCTTCCGCGTGGATGCGAACGGCAAGCTGGCGGAGCACTGGGACGCGCTGACCCCACTCGTTGCGGACACGGCCGCCGGCCGCTCGCAGACCGACGGCCCGGCCGCGCCGAGCGACCTGGACACGACCGAGGCCAACCGCGCGCTCGTCACGGAGTTCGCGGAGAAGGTCCTCAAGGGCGCCGACTACTCGGTGCTGACCGACTACATCTCCACCGAAACCTATCTCCAGCACAACCCGGAGGCCGCCGACGGGCTGGACGGCTTCGGGGCCGCGGCCGCCAAGTGGGCCGAGCAGGGCAAGAACCTGGTCTACCGGACCGTCCACAAGGTCGTCGCCGAGGGCGACTTCGTGCTCCTGCAGTCCGAGGGCGAGTTCGGCGTGCCGGTCGTCTACTGGGACCTGTTCCGTGTGGCCGACGGCAAGATCGTCGAGCACTGGGACGTTATCGCCCCGATCCCGGCCGAGCTCCCGCACTCCAACGGCCTCTTCTGA
- a CDS encoding TetR/AcrR family transcriptional regulator, whose product MSAKRVSEQGGRTFTEEARRAQIVRAAIDTVAEHGYPNTSFSKIAQRAGLSSTGMISYYFAGKAELFDEVVSTVLRAAEEFVGPRIQHEPTYRAKLRAYIESNLDFMAKYPGHTLALAEIIIGTCDRDNVPAGAMNQATASLDALVDCLDKGLAAGEFADVEPRVMAVAIRGAIDNTLRHHMLTPGVDLESYGSKLADIFDRATRAGS is encoded by the coding sequence GTGAGTGCGAAGAGGGTGAGTGAGCAAGGTGGCCGGACCTTCACCGAGGAGGCCAGGCGCGCCCAGATCGTGCGGGCGGCCATCGACACGGTGGCGGAGCACGGATACCCCAACACATCGTTCAGCAAGATCGCCCAGCGGGCGGGCCTGAGCAGCACGGGCATGATCTCGTACTACTTCGCCGGCAAGGCCGAGCTCTTCGACGAAGTGGTGTCCACGGTCCTGCGAGCCGCCGAGGAATTCGTCGGACCCCGCATCCAGCACGAGCCCACCTACCGGGCGAAGCTCCGCGCCTATATCGAGTCCAATCTCGACTTCATGGCCAAGTACCCCGGGCACACCCTCGCCCTGGCCGAGATCATCATCGGCACCTGCGACCGGGACAATGTGCCGGCCGGCGCCATGAACCAGGCCACCGCCTCCCTCGACGCCCTCGTCGACTGTCTGGACAAGGGGCTGGCCGCCGGGGAGTTCGCGGACGTCGAACCGCGGGTGATGGCCGTCGCCATCCGCGGCGCCATCGACAACACCCTGCGGCACCACATGCTCACCCCCGGCGTCGACCTCGAAAGCTACGGCAGCAAGCTCGCCGACATCTTCGACCGCGCCACCCGGGCCGGCTCCTGA
- a CDS encoding NDP-hexose 2,3-dehydratase family protein gives MDSTVEPSYSSGSVVSSRRAVALSSRLAASALATEGGVMSNEAFHAWFEERQRTHALQVSRIPFEELRGWGFAPGSGNLRHDSGRFFSIEGLRVRSDYGPVREWCQPIIHQPEIGVLGIAVREIDGVLHCLMQAKPEPGNANGVQLSPTVQATKSNYTRVHGGSAVPYMDCFVDPDPRRVLADVLQSEQGSWFYRKRNRNMVVEVGPEVEADEDFCWVTLGQLGALLRHPDLVNMDARTVLSCIPDWRAGSSTANAGLHSDTEIRSWVTTRRARHEITTEPLPLREAAGWHRSPDAISHESGRFFSIVAVDVSSHRREVPAWSQPLLEPHGLGMAALLVKRIGGVPHALLSARVEPGFLDVVELGPTVQCTPQSYAHLPEGDRPRYLDAVLERRPERTLFDAVLSEEGGRFLYARSRYLIVEVDEDFPTEAPEDFRWVTLCQINELLKYSHHLNVQARTLVAGMRTLA, from the coding sequence ATGGACAGCACAGTGGAGCCTTCGTACTCATCCGGCTCCGTGGTGTCTTCCCGGCGGGCGGTGGCGCTGTCGTCCCGGCTGGCCGCTTCGGCGCTGGCCACCGAGGGCGGGGTGATGAGCAACGAAGCGTTCCATGCGTGGTTCGAGGAGCGGCAGCGCACTCATGCGCTCCAGGTCAGCCGGATACCGTTCGAGGAGCTGCGGGGCTGGGGCTTCGCTCCCGGGAGCGGGAACCTGCGGCATGACAGCGGGCGTTTCTTCTCCATCGAGGGCCTGCGGGTCCGCTCCGACTACGGGCCGGTCCGCGAGTGGTGCCAGCCGATCATCCACCAGCCCGAGATCGGTGTGCTGGGCATCGCGGTGCGCGAGATCGACGGGGTGCTGCACTGTCTGATGCAGGCGAAGCCGGAGCCGGGGAACGCCAACGGGGTGCAGCTCTCCCCCACGGTGCAGGCCACCAAGAGCAACTACACGCGGGTGCACGGCGGTTCCGCGGTTCCGTACATGGACTGCTTCGTCGATCCCGATCCGCGCCGGGTGCTGGCCGATGTGCTCCAGTCCGAGCAGGGGTCGTGGTTCTACCGGAAGCGCAACCGCAACATGGTGGTCGAGGTGGGCCCCGAGGTCGAGGCGGACGAGGACTTCTGCTGGGTCACCCTGGGCCAGCTCGGTGCGCTGCTGCGCCATCCCGACCTGGTGAACATGGACGCCCGTACGGTGCTGTCCTGCATCCCCGACTGGCGGGCGGGCTCCTCGACGGCCAATGCCGGCCTGCACTCCGATACGGAGATCCGCAGCTGGGTCACGACGCGACGGGCCCGGCACGAGATCACCACCGAGCCGCTGCCGCTGCGCGAGGCGGCGGGCTGGCACCGCTCGCCGGACGCCATCTCGCATGAGAGCGGGCGCTTCTTCAGTATCGTCGCCGTCGATGTCAGCTCGCACCGGCGGGAGGTGCCCGCCTGGTCGCAGCCGCTGCTCGAACCGCACGGGCTGGGAATGGCGGCGCTGCTGGTGAAGCGGATCGGGGGTGTACCGCACGCGCTGCTGAGCGCCCGGGTCGAGCCGGGTTTCCTGGATGTGGTGGAGCTGGGGCCCACCGTGCAGTGCACGCCGCAGAGCTACGCGCATCTTCCCGAGGGTGACCGTCCCCGGTATCTCGATGCCGTGCTGGAGCGCCGTCCGGAGCGGACGCTGTTCGATGCCGTGCTGTCGGAGGAGGGCGGCCGCTTCCTGTATGCCCGCAGCCGCTACCTCATCGTCGAGGTGGACGAGGACTTCCCGACCGAGGCACCCGAGGACTTCCGCTGGGTGACCCTGTGTCAGATCAATGAGCTGCTGAAGTACAGCCACCATCTGAATGTGCAGGCCAGGACGCTGGTCGCGGGGATGAGGACGCTGGCTTAG
- a CDS encoding ATP-binding protein: protein MLLDRDVELDLAVTALRSGRGALVLVSGPLGVGKSALLDGIGALGAAQGALHLRVSAAPMERDFSFGVARQLLEPALRHASPETLARWTAGDARDVIEAGRSGGAVPSQTVLDGLTALLENMARDQPVLLLVDELQWADPATLRWLRHLGGRASDLPVVLVCAVREGDTLTEDPAVRAVIAQATHTLCPGNLAVQDTGELIRRYYGEAPDEAFTAACHRATGGNPLFLSCLLADAAPRGLRPTADRAETVAALRPASLQHRLLLRLDMQSVQLRRAARAVAVLGDDTNPELLSRLAEADSAERDQALRRLTDLGLTTGMQRPRFVHALVQTAVVEGIPPEERTAMHALSAELLHRAGRPPEQVAKHLMALTTPTYPWATEVLRAAACAAQRRAAPEVAARYLRHALMGSAPDNDRADLLIDLATAERSFAPYAAVRHIAQAVLLCDGPVQRAQAVVRLAPSAFSSTLLPVHELLQETADALGPGDRLQGADRELALRLEARIRQSTLSDPEQLADSVARLVGLGDEPRTDTVAERELLAPLIGAATFSNALPAHEVAPLANRVLEREPALPAHVHTTLPMVVASLVAADSIEGLDSWLDAVQENAVGRQTRVEQALIGTEQALVSLARGRLAQAKEQALAAFELGGEKHEEVFTVSSMTLATCAILTGDHQLADRLLAVKYRAEDDPYVWSGLAMLKGQSAARTGDLDGALGWFLDAGRRLEQCGWLNPALLPWASAAAFLHLYLGERKEARELSALEVERARAWGAPGPLGRALRVYSHMVDGPGSTEVLREAVDVLRLSANRFELCQALLDLGERLGPADARGRTALRQAYAEAVVCGTPWLAGRAEELLAEAPPDPEATRGQLTPSERKVAELAVSGLTNQVIADELNISCRAVEKRLTNCYRKMSIPGRGHLSTALGELDRQSDSSGAAAPY, encoded by the coding sequence ATGTTGCTGGACCGCGATGTGGAACTGGACCTGGCCGTCACCGCCCTGCGGAGCGGGCGAGGCGCTCTGGTCCTGGTCAGCGGTCCGTTGGGGGTAGGCAAATCAGCACTCCTCGACGGTATCGGCGCACTCGGCGCGGCGCAGGGGGCCCTGCACCTGCGGGTGAGCGCGGCCCCGATGGAGCGGGACTTCTCTTTCGGAGTGGCCCGCCAGCTGCTGGAGCCGGCGCTGCGGCACGCCTCGCCGGAAACCCTGGCGCGATGGACCGCGGGCGACGCGCGCGACGTGATCGAAGCGGGCCGGTCCGGCGGCGCCGTTCCGTCGCAGACCGTATTGGACGGCCTCACCGCACTCCTCGAGAACATGGCCCGCGACCAGCCTGTTCTCCTGCTCGTCGACGAACTGCAGTGGGCGGACCCGGCGACCCTGCGGTGGCTGCGGCACCTGGGCGGGCGGGCGTCCGATCTGCCGGTGGTGCTGGTGTGTGCCGTCCGCGAGGGCGACACCCTCACCGAGGACCCGGCGGTCCGGGCTGTCATCGCACAGGCCACGCACACCCTGTGCCCCGGAAACCTCGCCGTGCAGGACACCGGCGAGCTGATCCGGCGATACTACGGGGAAGCGCCGGACGAGGCGTTCACGGCCGCCTGCCACCGGGCCACCGGCGGCAATCCGCTGTTCCTGAGCTGCCTGCTGGCGGATGCGGCGCCCCGCGGTCTCCGGCCCACCGCGGACCGCGCCGAAACGGTCGCCGCGCTGCGGCCGGCCTCGCTGCAACACCGGCTGCTGCTGCGCCTGGACATGCAATCGGTACAGCTCAGGCGGGCTGCGCGGGCGGTGGCCGTGCTCGGCGACGACACCAATCCCGAGCTGCTGAGCAGGCTGGCCGAGGCGGACTCCGCCGAACGGGACCAGGCCCTGCGCCGGCTGACGGACCTCGGCCTGACGACCGGCATGCAGCGCCCCCGGTTCGTCCACGCCCTCGTGCAGACGGCGGTGGTGGAGGGCATCCCCCCGGAGGAACGGACCGCCATGCACGCGCTGTCGGCCGAGTTGCTGCACCGGGCGGGCCGGCCGCCGGAGCAGGTGGCGAAGCATCTGATGGCCCTCACGACACCGACCTACCCATGGGCCACCGAGGTGCTGCGCGCGGCGGCCTGCGCCGCGCAGCGCAGAGCGGCACCCGAGGTCGCCGCGCGCTATCTGCGGCATGCGCTGATGGGCAGCGCACCGGACAACGACCGGGCGGATCTGCTGATCGACCTGGCCACGGCGGAACGCAGCTTCGCCCCGTACGCGGCCGTGCGGCACATCGCCCAGGCCGTTCTGCTGTGCGACGGACCCGTACAGCGCGCGCAGGCCGTGGTGCGGCTGGCGCCCAGTGCGTTCTCCTCGACGCTGCTGCCGGTCCACGAACTGCTGCAGGAGACGGCGGACGCACTGGGGCCCGGAGACCGGCTGCAGGGCGCGGACCGCGAGCTGGCGCTGCGGCTGGAGGCCCGCATCCGGCAGTCGACGCTGTCGGATCCGGAGCAACTGGCGGACTCCGTGGCCCGTCTCGTCGGGCTGGGTGACGAGCCGAGGACCGACACGGTGGCCGAGCGGGAGCTGCTCGCCCCGCTGATCGGTGCCGCGACGTTCTCCAACGCCCTGCCCGCCCATGAGGTGGCGCCGCTGGCGAACCGCGTCCTGGAGCGCGAGCCGGCGCTGCCCGCCCATGTGCACACCACCCTGCCGATGGTGGTGGCCAGCCTCGTGGCCGCGGACTCCATCGAGGGGCTGGATTCCTGGCTCGACGCGGTCCAGGAGAACGCGGTGGGGCGGCAGACGCGCGTGGAGCAGGCGCTGATCGGCACCGAGCAGGCGCTCGTCTCGCTGGCCCGCGGCCGGCTGGCGCAGGCCAAGGAGCAGGCGCTCGCGGCCTTCGAACTGGGCGGGGAGAAGCACGAGGAAGTCTTCACCGTGTCGTCGATGACCCTCGCCACCTGCGCGATCCTGACCGGCGACCACCAGCTCGCCGACCGGCTGCTCGCCGTCAAATACCGGGCGGAGGACGATCCGTACGTGTGGTCCGGGCTGGCCATGCTGAAGGGGCAGAGCGCGGCACGGACGGGCGATCTGGACGGGGCGCTGGGCTGGTTCCTCGATGCCGGGCGCCGTCTTGAGCAGTGCGGATGGCTCAACCCGGCGCTGCTGCCCTGGGCCTCGGCCGCCGCGTTTCTGCACCTCTACCTCGGCGAGCGCAAGGAGGCCAGGGAGTTGAGCGCGCTGGAGGTGGAACGCGCCCGTGCCTGGGGTGCGCCGGGGCCGCTCGGGCGGGCGCTGCGCGTGTACAGCCACATGGTCGACGGACCGGGCAGCACCGAGGTGCTGCGGGAGGCGGTGGACGTCCTGCGGCTGTCCGCCAACCGCTTCGAGCTGTGCCAGGCCCTGCTGGATCTCGGCGAGCGCCTCGGCCCGGCCGACGCCCGTGGCCGCACGGCGCTGCGCCAGGCCTACGCGGAGGCCGTCGTGTGCGGCACCCCGTGGCTGGCCGGCCGGGCGGAGGAGCTGCTCGCCGAGGCGCCGCCGGACCCGGAGGCCACCCGCGGTCAGCTCACCCCCTCGGAGCGGAAGGTCGCCGAGCTTGCCGTATCAGGTTTGACGAACCAGGTGATCGCCGACGAGCTGAACATCTCGTGCCGTGCGGTGGAAAAGCGTCTGACGAATTGCTACCGCAAGATGTCAATTCCGGGGCGCGGGCATCTCTCCACGGCTTTGGGAGAACTCGACCGGCAGTCCGACTCCTCCGGTGCGGCGGCGCCTTACTGA
- a CDS encoding helix-turn-helix transcriptional regulator, translated as MPLAAAPHAPNPHTPRAPDQPAAAGRRQLEPQQACMASLDATLAIMAADAEFFRLFGQDSTEACGRSLYSLLHPSAPALLNRHFARLAEGHRARFVERMVGIRGEEVPFSGELTGIAVRSESEQAPSFVVVVRPDDDSAALTGQDEAPASRRQLLTELDAQILEGVASGASTVQLAARLYLSRQGVEYHVGLMLRRLKAPNRAALVARAHSMGMLTIGSWPPRVLPEFVKDADNRRSRNRRADASRQRTAAARSEAAAPRTPPAVPGARTAPGMTNSRAS; from the coding sequence ATGCCTCTGGCGGCGGCCCCTCATGCGCCGAACCCCCACACGCCGCGCGCGCCCGACCAACCCGCCGCGGCGGGGCGGCGCCAGCTCGAGCCCCAACAGGCCTGTATGGCAAGCCTTGACGCCACGCTGGCGATCATGGCCGCCGACGCGGAGTTCTTCCGGCTGTTCGGCCAGGACTCCACCGAGGCCTGCGGACGCAGCCTCTACTCCCTGCTGCACCCCAGCGCTCCCGCTCTGCTGAACCGGCACTTCGCCCGGCTGGCCGAGGGGCACCGCGCACGGTTCGTGGAACGGATGGTGGGAATCCGTGGCGAGGAGGTGCCGTTCTCGGGCGAACTGACCGGGATAGCGGTGCGCAGCGAATCGGAACAGGCACCGTCCTTCGTCGTGGTCGTGCGGCCCGACGACGATTCGGCCGCGCTCACCGGCCAGGATGAGGCGCCGGCCAGCCGCCGGCAGCTGCTCACCGAACTCGACGCGCAGATCCTCGAAGGCGTCGCGAGCGGCGCCTCCACGGTCCAGCTGGCGGCCCGGCTCTACCTCAGCAGGCAGGGCGTGGAGTACCACGTCGGTCTGATGCTGCGTCGGCTCAAGGCCCCCAACCGCGCCGCGCTGGTCGCCCGGGCGCACTCCATGGGGATGCTCACGATCGGCAGTTGGCCGCCCAGGGTCCTTCCCGAGTTCGTGAAGGACGCCGACAACCGGCGCAGCCGCAACCGCCGGGCGGACGCGTCCCGGCAGCGCACCGCGGCCGCCCGCTCCGAGGCCGCGGCGCCTCGCACACCGCCGGCCGTACCGGGCGCCCGGACCGCGCCGGGCATGACGAACTCCCGGGCCTCATAG